From one Streptomyces sp. Q6 genomic stretch:
- a CDS encoding TetR/AcrR family transcriptional regulator, with amino-acid sequence MNESHQRARGTDRSATRRAELIAIGRKLFADTSYDALSMDEIAQHAGVAKGLIYYYFTSKRGYYLAIIEDSVGDLVDRAATAGDLAPVDRVHRTIDGYLRYAEHHQAAYRTIVTGGVGFDTQVQAVRDGVRAVMIETIAQGVYGRPELPQLARMALLGWLCSVEGITLDWIGHQEVERSTVRALLVRTLGETLRVIEEFEPSYPAPPRP; translated from the coding sequence TTGAACGAGAGCCACCAGCGGGCGCGCGGCACCGACCGGTCCGCCACCCGCCGCGCCGAACTCATCGCCATCGGCCGGAAGTTGTTCGCCGACACGTCCTACGACGCCCTGTCCATGGACGAGATCGCACAGCACGCGGGCGTCGCCAAGGGTCTGATCTACTACTACTTCACGTCCAAGCGCGGCTACTACCTCGCGATCATCGAGGACTCCGTCGGCGACCTCGTCGACCGTGCCGCCACCGCCGGGGACCTCGCCCCGGTCGACCGCGTCCACCGCACCATCGACGGCTACCTGCGCTACGCCGAGCACCACCAGGCGGCGTACCGCACGATCGTCACCGGGGGCGTCGGCTTCGACACCCAGGTGCAGGCCGTACGGGACGGCGTGCGCGCGGTGATGATCGAGACGATCGCCCAGGGCGTCTACGGGCGGCCGGAGCTGCCCCAGCTGGCCCGCATGGCGCTGCTCGGCTGGCTGTGCAGCGTGGAGGGCATCACGCTCGACTGGATCGGCCACCAGGAGGTCGAACGGAGCACGGTGCGCGCCCTGTTGGTCCGCACGCTCGGCGAAACCCTGCGCGTCATCGAGGAGTTCGAGCCGTCGTACCCGGCGCCGCCGCGCCCGTGA
- a CDS encoding phosphotransferase family protein → MATAPRQPRPRTSTREPEEIARRLTAWLAHRLPGAKAVNVTVPESNGMSSETLLFDIEHPEPPARACALRLAADPSAYTIFPVYDMPRQYRTMRLAADRTGLPVPRVLWLEEDPGPLGAPFFVMERVAGRVPPDVMPYTYEGNWLHAASDEERARLEDASIRLLARLHDGVPAGEADFLALPGEGSPLRRHVTAQRAYYAWVVDGLPRSPLIESAFERLEELWPHDVGDSVLNWGDARIGNIIYDGFEPAAVLDWEMAALAPREVDLGWTVYLHRFFQDLTESFGQDGLPDFLRRDRVEARYAELTGHTPRSMDFYTLYAALRHAVVMLRVAYRQIHFGEAEVPADPDTLILHHDSLRAMVQGSYWDERA, encoded by the coding sequence ATGGCGACAGCACCACGGCAGCCCCGGCCACGCACCTCCACCCGCGAGCCCGAGGAGATCGCCCGGCGCCTCACCGCCTGGCTGGCGCACCGGCTGCCCGGAGCGAAGGCGGTGAACGTCACCGTCCCCGAGTCCAACGGCATGTCCAGCGAGACCCTCCTCTTCGACATCGAGCACCCCGAACCACCCGCGCGGGCCTGCGCGTTGAGGCTGGCGGCGGACCCGTCCGCGTACACGATCTTCCCGGTGTACGACATGCCGAGGCAGTACCGCACGATGCGCCTCGCCGCCGACCGCACCGGCCTGCCGGTGCCGCGCGTGCTCTGGCTGGAGGAGGATCCGGGGCCGCTCGGCGCGCCGTTCTTCGTGATGGAGCGCGTCGCCGGACGGGTGCCGCCCGACGTGATGCCTTACACGTACGAGGGAAACTGGCTGCACGCGGCGAGCGACGAGGAGCGCGCCCGTCTGGAGGACGCGAGCATCCGGTTGCTCGCCCGGCTGCACGACGGCGTGCCGGCCGGCGAGGCGGACTTCCTCGCGTTGCCGGGAGAGGGCAGCCCGCTGCGCCGCCACGTCACGGCCCAACGCGCCTACTACGCCTGGGTGGTGGACGGCCTGCCGCGCTCACCGCTCATCGAGAGCGCCTTCGAGCGGCTGGAGGAACTCTGGCCGCACGACGTGGGTGATTCCGTCCTCAACTGGGGCGACGCCCGGATCGGCAACATCATCTACGACGGCTTCGAACCGGCCGCCGTCCTCGACTGGGAGATGGCGGCGCTCGCCCCGCGCGAGGTCGACCTCGGCTGGACCGTGTACCTCCACCGGTTCTTCCAGGACCTCACGGAGAGCTTCGGCCAGGACGGACTGCCCGACTTCCTGCGCCGCGATCGCGTCGAGGCGCGCTACGCCGAACTCACCGGCCACACGCCCCGGTCCATGGACTTCTACACGCTCTACGCCGCATTGCGGCACGCCGTGGTGATGCTCCGCGTCGCCTACCGCCAGATCCACTTCGGCGAGGCCGAGGTACCCGCGGATCCGGACACACTGATCCTGCACCACGACAGTCTGCGGGCCATGGTGCAGGGCAGTTACTGGGACGAGCGGGCCTGA
- a CDS encoding glycoside hydrolase family 18 protein, with protein sequence MLRPHLPRARFKALLSAACCAVLGAGMLASAGSAAAQPDTDSATAAAGSKVVGYFTEWGVYDRNYHVKNIQTSGSADKLTHINYAFGNVQGGKCAMGDSYAATDKAYTADQSVDGVADTWDQELRGNFNQLRKLKKLHPDLKVLWSFGGWTWSGGFTEAAKDPAAFAQSCYDLVENSKWADVFDGIDIDWEYPNACGLSCDTSGREAYKNLLGALRSKFGSGALVTSAIPADASDGGKLDAADYAGAAQYVDWYNPMTYDFFGAWDAQGPTAPHSPLTSYDGIPKAGYDTASTITELKAMGVPASKLLLGIGFYGRGWTGVTQAAPGGTATGPAAGTYEQGIDDYKQLKTKCPTTGTVGGTAYAYCGNNWWSYDTPATIAGKMDYKNQQGLGGTFFWELSGDTTGGELIKAID encoded by the coding sequence ATGCTCAGACCGCACCTCCCCCGCGCCCGTTTCAAGGCGCTCCTCTCCGCCGCGTGTTGCGCCGTTCTCGGCGCCGGGATGCTCGCCTCGGCCGGCAGCGCGGCGGCCCAGCCGGACACCGACTCCGCCACCGCGGCGGCCGGTTCGAAGGTCGTCGGATACTTCACCGAGTGGGGTGTCTACGACCGGAACTACCACGTCAAGAACATCCAGACGTCCGGTTCCGCCGACAAGCTCACGCACATCAACTACGCCTTCGGCAACGTCCAGGGCGGCAAGTGCGCGATGGGCGACTCCTACGCCGCGACCGACAAGGCGTACACCGCGGACCAGTCCGTGGACGGGGTCGCCGACACCTGGGACCAGGAGCTGCGCGGCAACTTCAACCAGCTGCGCAAGCTGAAGAAGCTCCACCCCGACCTCAAGGTCCTCTGGTCCTTCGGCGGCTGGACCTGGTCCGGCGGGTTCACCGAGGCCGCCAAGGACCCGGCCGCGTTCGCCCAGTCGTGCTACGACCTCGTCGAGAACTCCAAGTGGGCCGATGTCTTCGACGGCATCGACATCGACTGGGAGTACCCGAACGCGTGCGGGCTCAGCTGCGACACCAGCGGGCGCGAGGCGTACAAGAACCTGCTGGGGGCGCTGCGCTCGAAGTTCGGCAGCGGGGCGCTCGTCACGTCCGCCATCCCGGCCGACGCCTCCGACGGGGGCAAGCTGGACGCCGCCGACTACGCGGGCGCGGCCCAGTACGTCGACTGGTACAACCCGATGACGTACGACTTCTTCGGCGCCTGGGACGCGCAGGGCCCGACGGCCCCGCACTCGCCGCTGACCTCGTACGACGGGATCCCGAAGGCCGGGTACGACACCGCCTCGACGATCACCGAGCTCAAGGCGATGGGCGTTCCCGCGTCCAAGCTGCTGCTCGGGATCGGGTTCTACGGGCGCGGCTGGACCGGCGTCACCCAGGCGGCTCCCGGCGGGACCGCGACCGGGCCGGCGGCCGGCACGTACGAGCAGGGCATCGACGACTACAAGCAGCTCAAGACGAAGTGCCCCACGACGGGCACGGTCGGCGGCACCGCCTACGCGTACTGCGGGAACAACTGGTGGAGCTACGACACCCCGGCGACCATCGCGGGGAAGATGGACTACAAGAACCAGCAGGGCCTGGGCGGCACCTTCTTCTGGGAGCTGTCCGGTGACACGACGGGCGGCGAGCTGATCAAGGCGATCGACTAG
- a CDS encoding acyl-CoA dehydrogenase family protein, which translates to MPEPGVERQLPTDEAQDLMQLVRDLAQREIAPRASEDEEAGRFPRETFTLLSSSGLLGLPYDSEFGGGDQPYEVYLQVLEELAAARLTVGLGVSVHSLACHALANFGTKEQRSEHLPDMLGGGLLGAYCLSEPASGSDAASLRTKAVKDGDAWVLTGTKAWITHGGVADFYTVLARSGGEGARGITAFLVPGDAEGLSAAAPEKKMGMKGSPTAQVHFDGVRISDTRRIGDEGQGFQIALSALDSGRLGIAACAIGVAQAALDAAVAYAKDRSQFGHPIADFQGLRFMLADMATQIEAGRALYLSAARLRDAGRPFSKQAAMAKLLCTDAAMKVTTDAVQVFGGYGYTADFPVERFMREAKVLQIVEGTNQIQRMVIARHLAGPESR; encoded by the coding sequence ATGCCGGAGCCAGGAGTCGAGCGTCAGCTGCCGACGGACGAAGCTCAGGACCTGATGCAGTTGGTCCGGGACCTGGCGCAGCGGGAGATCGCCCCGCGTGCGTCCGAGGACGAGGAGGCGGGCCGCTTCCCCCGCGAGACGTTCACCCTGCTCTCGTCGTCGGGCCTGCTCGGTCTGCCGTACGACTCGGAGTTCGGCGGCGGCGACCAGCCGTACGAGGTCTACCTCCAGGTCCTCGAAGAGCTGGCGGCCGCCCGGCTCACGGTGGGGCTCGGCGTCAGCGTGCACTCGCTGGCCTGTCACGCCCTCGCGAACTTCGGCACCAAGGAGCAGCGCTCGGAGCACCTGCCCGACATGCTCGGCGGCGGCCTGCTCGGCGCGTACTGCCTCTCCGAACCCGCGTCCGGGTCCGACGCCGCCTCGTTGCGGACGAAGGCGGTCAAGGACGGTGACGCGTGGGTGCTCACGGGGACCAAGGCGTGGATCACCCATGGCGGCGTCGCCGACTTCTACACGGTCCTCGCCCGCAGCGGTGGCGAAGGCGCGCGCGGCATCACGGCGTTCCTGGTGCCCGGGGACGCGGAGGGTCTGAGCGCGGCGGCGCCGGAGAAGAAGATGGGCATGAAGGGCTCGCCCACCGCCCAGGTCCACTTCGACGGCGTGCGGATCAGTGACACGCGCCGCATCGGGGACGAGGGGCAGGGCTTCCAGATCGCCCTGTCCGCGCTCGACTCGGGCCGGCTCGGCATCGCGGCCTGCGCGATCGGCGTGGCCCAGGCCGCGCTCGACGCGGCGGTGGCGTACGCGAAGGACCGGTCGCAGTTCGGCCACCCCATCGCCGACTTCCAGGGCCTTCGCTTCATGCTCGCGGACATGGCGACGCAGATCGAGGCGGGTCGCGCCCTGTATCTGTCGGCGGCCAGACTGCGGGACGCGGGCCGGCCGTTCTCCAAGCAGGCGGCCATGGCGAAGCTGCTGTGCACGGACGCCGCCATGAAGGTCACCACGGACGCGGTGCAGGTCTTCGGCGGATACGGCTACACCGCGGACTTCCCGGTCGAGCGCTTCATGCGGGAGGCCAAGGTGCTCCAGATCGTCGAGGGCACCAATCAGATCCAGCGCATGGTCATCGCACGTCACCTCGCGGGTCCGGAGTCGCGCTGA
- a CDS encoding Lrp/AsnC family transcriptional regulator — protein MEELDRQIVQLLVKDGRMSYTDLGKATGLSTSAVHQRVRRLEQRGVIRGYAAVVDPEAVGLPLTAFISVKPFDPSAPDDIAERLAGVPEIEACHSVAGDENYILKVRVETPHELENLLARVRSLAGVSTRTTVVLSTPYEARPPRI, from the coding sequence ATGGAGGAGCTCGACCGACAGATCGTGCAGCTGCTCGTCAAGGACGGGCGGATGAGCTACACCGACCTGGGCAAGGCCACGGGCCTGTCCACGTCGGCCGTGCACCAGCGGGTGCGCCGCCTCGAACAGCGCGGCGTGATCCGTGGCTACGCCGCGGTCGTCGACCCCGAAGCGGTCGGCCTGCCCCTCACCGCGTTCATCTCGGTGAAGCCGTTCGACCCGAGCGCCCCCGACGACATCGCGGAGCGCCTCGCGGGCGTCCCCGAGATCGAGGCCTGCCACAGCGTGGCCGGCGACGAGAACTACATCCTGAAGGTGCGCGTGGAGACCCCGCACGAACTGGAGAACCTCCTCGCCCGGGTCCGTTCCCTCGCGGGCGTCTCGACCCGCACGACGGTGGTCCTCTCCACCCCGTACGAGGCGCGCCCCCCGCGCATCTAG
- a CDS encoding SCO1431 family membrane protein: MTASSAAAAPASARTRTGGPEDGGPKILEHVMGWTFVVVLAMFVTQVGWM, encoded by the coding sequence CGCAAGCTCCGCTGCCGCCGCCCCCGCCTCCGCCCGCACCCGCACGGGCGGCCCCGAGGACGGCGGACCGAAGATCCTCGAACACGTCATGGGCTGGACCTTCGTCGTGGTCCTCGCGATGTTCGTCACACAGGTCGGCTGGATGTGA